A window of the Leucothrix mucor DSM 2157 genome harbors these coding sequences:
- a CDS encoding FixH family protein, whose protein sequence is MANVYISAISVMLFIFVLFAVASCDSASHNNHVDHSAHSAQMPQSQVASTKAVPVSTSWSMSQVGRSGLFKANFHCDAIPSVGDFQSCGLTVTQSGEPVHGAKIAIDGGMKAHGHGLPTKPQIKSTAAAGEYQIEGLKFSMPGAWTVGFKIDAADTSDQVIFDFTI, encoded by the coding sequence ATGGCTAATGTATACATCAGCGCGATCTCGGTAATGCTGTTTATCTTTGTATTATTTGCTGTGGCATCCTGTGATTCTGCGTCTCATAACAACCATGTTGATCATTCAGCGCATAGTGCTCAAATGCCTCAATCTCAAGTTGCATCGACTAAAGCTGTTCCAGTTAGTACCAGTTGGAGTATGAGCCAAGTAGGGCGCTCAGGCTTGTTTAAGGCGAATTTTCATTGTGATGCGATTCCCTCGGTTGGTGATTTTCAATCTTGTGGCTTAACCGTTACTCAAAGTGGCGAGCCAGTGCATGGGGCGAAAATCGCAATTGATGGCGGTATGAAAGCGCATGGGCACGGATTGCCAACGAAGCCGCAGATTAAAAGCACAGCCGCTGCTGGCGAATATCAGATTGAAGGATTGAAGTTTAGTATGCCGGGTGCATGGACAGTTGGTTTTAAAATCGATGCTGCTGATACCTCTGATCAGGTCATTTTTGACTTTACTATCTAA
- a CDS encoding pseudouridine-5'-phosphate glycosidase, producing MLNQYLDINPEVKAALDTGRPVVALESTIISHGMPYPQNVETALKVEQIVRDNGAVPATIAILNGRLKVGMTHEEIEYLGKAGQAVIKTSRRDIPFIVAQKVDGATTVASTMILAAMAGIKVFATGGIGGVHRGAQQTFDISADLQELANTDVAVICAGAKSILDIGLTLEYLETQGVPVVGYQTDMLPAFYTRESDFGVDYRLDEPKQIADAMAAKWEIGLKGGLVIANPIPEQYALDKAMIDEVIKDAVAEMDDKGISGKDSTPFLLAKVAEKTEGSSLAANIQLVFNNAKLASQIACEFYK from the coding sequence ATGTTAAACCAGTATCTGGACATCAACCCTGAAGTGAAAGCGGCACTGGATACCGGACGTCCAGTCGTCGCCTTAGAATCGACCATTATTTCTCACGGAATGCCCTATCCACAAAACGTGGAAACGGCGCTGAAAGTTGAACAGATTGTTCGTGATAACGGTGCTGTGCCTGCGACAATCGCCATTCTGAATGGCCGCCTGAAAGTGGGAATGACGCATGAAGAAATCGAATATTTAGGTAAAGCAGGCCAAGCGGTAATTAAAACCAGTCGCCGTGATATTCCGTTTATTGTGGCGCAAAAAGTTGATGGTGCGACCACCGTTGCATCCACCATGATTCTGGCGGCGATGGCAGGCATTAAGGTATTTGCAACCGGCGGCATTGGCGGAGTACATCGCGGCGCTCAGCAGACGTTTGATATCTCAGCTGACTTACAAGAGCTGGCCAATACTGATGTGGCGGTTATCTGCGCCGGTGCTAAATCGATTTTAGATATTGGCTTAACTTTGGAATATTTAGAAACTCAAGGTGTGCCAGTAGTCGGTTATCAAACGGATATGCTTCCCGCTTTCTATACGCGTGAAAGTGATTTTGGTGTCGACTATCGCCTTGATGAGCCTAAGCAGATCGCTGATGCGATGGCAGCTAAATGGGAGATTGGATTAAAAGGTGGTTTGGTAATTGCCAATCCGATTCCTGAGCAATACGCTCTTGATAAGGCCATGATCGACGAAGTTATCAAAGATGCGGTTGCTGAGATGGATGACAAAGGCATTTCAGGTAAGGATTCAACGCCATTCTTACTAGCAAAAGTCGCCGAAAAAACAGAAGGCAGCAGTTTAGCCGCCAATATCCAGCTGGTGTTTAACAATGCTAAGTTGGCGTCACAGATTGCTTGTGAGTTTTATAAGTAA
- a CDS encoding cytochrome-c peroxidase — MKRLLEVGSLRAPLTAVVLAVMGLALSACDDKEQGLVSAAKISEQSEQSEQSEQSEQSEQSEQPVVGLVANTETAQIAAQTKLIAPKAGQEVVTQAADGESSNTGLLNWSAGEKALLDTLSIKHLDKFRVDPSNKYQTNTQAISLGSKLFFDPRLSDNGKISCSTCHQPNIAFSDGLPQAEGIRTGTRNTPSLLGVSHQQWLFWDGRKDSVWSQALGPLENPDEHNLTRVSLIHKLFAIDQYRDDYAAIFGNPPSATELTSWPEKAAPNGSLESLKLWKSLAIKDRKRINRIFANIGKTLAAYESTLEFPVSRFDQFIDQLNQVAQADTMPVLSTREQQGLKLFIGKGACISCHLSPVLSNQSFQNIGTGTPGKDMGRSQVAEAQRWDEFNCLGEYSDAPKDACKDLIYMNSNRHDMSGNFKVPSLRNVSKTAPYMHDGRFQSLAPVVAYYANPPSQAQTGHHLPPIQLNETEQALLAEFLKAL; from the coding sequence ATGAAACGGTTGTTGGAAGTAGGTAGCTTGCGAGCGCCTTTAACAGCCGTTGTGCTAGCGGTGATGGGGCTGGCTTTAAGTGCTTGTGATGATAAAGAGCAGGGCTTGGTTTCTGCTGCGAAAATATCTGAGCAATCTGAGCAATCTGAGCAATCTGAGCAATCTGAGCAATCTGAGCAATCTGAGCAGCCGGTTGTGGGATTGGTAGCAAACACTGAAACCGCACAAATTGCAGCTCAAACTAAGCTAATAGCTCCAAAGGCGGGACAAGAAGTAGTTACTCAGGCGGCGGACGGTGAATCTTCTAATACTGGCTTACTTAACTGGAGTGCTGGCGAAAAAGCCTTACTGGATACGCTCTCAATTAAGCATCTCGATAAATTTCGCGTTGATCCAAGCAATAAATACCAAACAAACACCCAAGCTATTAGCCTAGGATCAAAACTATTCTTTGACCCACGCCTTAGCGATAACGGAAAAATTTCCTGCTCGACTTGTCATCAGCCCAATATCGCCTTTAGCGATGGTTTACCTCAAGCCGAGGGAATACGCACTGGCACCCGAAACACACCTTCATTACTTGGCGTATCTCATCAACAATGGCTATTTTGGGATGGCCGCAAAGATAGCGTCTGGTCTCAAGCCTTAGGCCCGCTTGAAAACCCAGATGAGCATAACCTGACGCGTGTCTCATTAATTCATAAGCTATTTGCGATTGATCAGTACCGTGATGATTATGCAGCTATATTCGGCAATCCACCCAGTGCTACAGAGCTTACATCATGGCCAGAAAAAGCAGCCCCAAATGGAAGCCTCGAAAGCCTCAAATTATGGAAGTCGTTAGCCATTAAAGACCGCAAGCGAATTAACCGGATTTTTGCCAATATCGGTAAAACACTGGCAGCTTATGAGTCGACATTAGAGTTTCCAGTTTCGCGCTTCGATCAATTTATTGATCAGCTCAACCAGGTAGCACAAGCTGATACAATGCCAGTACTAAGCACGCGTGAGCAACAAGGTCTAAAGCTTTTTATCGGCAAAGGCGCATGCATTAGCTGTCATTTATCACCGGTGCTATCCAATCAATCCTTCCAAAATATTGGCACAGGCACTCCCGGAAAAGACATGGGACGCTCACAAGTTGCCGAAGCGCAGCGTTGGGATGAATTTAATTGCTTGGGTGAATACAGCGATGCACCGAAAGATGCCTGCAAAGATCTAATATATATGAATAGCAACCGACACGATATGTCGGGGAATTTCAAGGTACCCAGCCTGAGAAATGTGTCGAAAACGGCACCGTATATGCACGATGGCCGTTTTCAATCACTGGCGCCGGTTGTCGCTTATTACGCCAACCCACCTAGTCAGGCGCAGACGGGTCATCACTTACCACCCATTCAGCTAAATGAAACTGAGCAAGCCTTATTGGCGGAGTTTTTAAAAGCCTTGTGA